One genomic segment of Hydrocarboniclastica marina includes these proteins:
- a CDS encoding ATP-binding cassette domain-containing protein translates to MVQQEHFVEVRGLTFNRGERRIFDGINLDIPRGKVTAIMGPSGTGKTTLLKLIGGQLKPDRGSVRVDGEEVADLSRPELYRLRRRMGMLFQSGALFSDLSVFENVAFPLRAHTRLPEDMIRDIVLMKLQAVGLRGARKLMPAELSGGMTRRVALARSIVLDPDLIMYDEPFAGQDPIAMGILVQLIRLLNDALGLTSIVVSHDVADCLRIADHVVLIADGQVIGAGSPDALRELDSPLVRQFLDGLPDGPVPFHYSADDYRADLLEGKG, encoded by the coding sequence ATGGTTCAGCAGGAACATTTTGTCGAAGTCCGCGGGCTGACCTTTAACCGTGGTGAGCGGCGTATATTCGACGGCATTAATCTCGATATCCCGCGGGGAAAAGTCACGGCTATCATGGGGCCGAGCGGAACTGGCAAAACAACTCTCCTGAAGTTGATAGGGGGGCAGTTGAAGCCCGACCGGGGCTCGGTGCGTGTCGACGGGGAGGAGGTTGCGGACCTAAGTCGGCCCGAGCTCTACCGCCTTAGGCGGCGTATGGGCATGTTGTTCCAGAGCGGCGCACTGTTCTCCGACCTCAGCGTATTCGAGAACGTGGCTTTTCCACTGCGTGCCCACACGCGCCTGCCAGAAGACATGATTCGTGACATCGTGCTGATGAAGCTCCAGGCGGTGGGCCTGCGAGGCGCTCGCAAGTTGATGCCGGCAGAACTCTCGGGTGGCATGACCCGTCGGGTTGCTTTGGCACGCAGTATCGTACTGGATCCGGACCTGATTATGTACGACGAGCCCTTTGCGGGGCAGGATCCCATCGCCATGGGCATCCTCGTTCAGCTGATTCGCCTGCTGAACGACGCGCTGGGGCTGACCAGCATCGTCGTCTCCCATGATGTCGCGGACTGCCTTCGTATTGCCGACCATGTGGTACTCATAGCGGATGGGCAGGTGATCGGCGCCGGCTCCCCCGACGCTTTGAGAGAACTTGATTCGCCTCTGGTTCGGCAGTTTCTGGACGGCCTGCCGGATGGTCCGGTTCCGTTCCATTACTCGGCTGACGACTACCGTGCTGATCTGCTGGAGGGTAAGGGTTAA
- the murA gene encoding UDP-N-acetylglucosamine 1-carboxyvinyltransferase, which yields MDKLLIKGGKPLEGEIRISGAKNSALPILAATLLADEPVTVGNLPHLNDVTTMIELLGRMGIELMIDEKMSVEIRANTIKEFTAPYELVKTMRASILVLGPLLAHFGRADVSLPGGCAIGSRPVNLHLQGLEQMGADIEVEGGFIHARTNGRLKGAHIFLDMVTVTGTENLMMAAALAEGKTVLENAAREPEVVDLAECLIAMGADIRGQGTSTIEIHGVERLHGCRFDVLPDRVETGTYLVAAAATRGHVRLKDTREDLLEAVLLKLEEAGAHINCGPGWIDLDMKGNRPRAINLRTAPYPAFPTDMQAQFVAMNTVAEGVGSVIETVFENRFMHVQELIRLGADITLEGNTAIIRGVDHLTGAPVMATDLRASASLVIAGLVAGGETIVDRIYHIDRGYECIEEKLQILGASIRRLPG from the coding sequence GTGGATAAACTTCTGATAAAAGGCGGCAAACCGCTCGAAGGCGAGATAAGGATCTCCGGCGCCAAGAATTCTGCGCTCCCGATCCTGGCTGCGACGCTGCTGGCTGATGAGCCCGTTACAGTCGGCAACTTGCCGCATCTCAACGACGTCACCACGATGATTGAGCTCCTGGGCCGGATGGGCATTGAGCTGATGATCGACGAGAAAATGAGCGTTGAGATACGCGCAAATACCATCAAGGAGTTCACCGCCCCTTACGAGCTGGTCAAGACCATGCGGGCGTCAATCCTTGTACTGGGCCCGTTGCTGGCCCACTTTGGCCGCGCCGACGTGTCGCTGCCAGGCGGCTGTGCCATCGGCAGCCGACCCGTTAATCTTCACCTTCAGGGGCTGGAGCAAATGGGGGCGGATATCGAGGTAGAGGGCGGTTTCATTCATGCCCGCACCAACGGTCGACTGAAAGGTGCTCACATTTTCCTGGACATGGTGACGGTGACGGGCACCGAGAACCTGATGATGGCCGCGGCCCTCGCCGAGGGTAAAACCGTCCTCGAAAATGCGGCCCGCGAGCCCGAGGTAGTGGACTTGGCCGAGTGTCTGATCGCCATGGGCGCGGACATACGGGGGCAGGGCACCTCAACAATCGAGATTCACGGAGTAGAGCGGCTTCACGGCTGCCGTTTTGACGTGCTGCCGGATCGGGTAGAGACCGGCACATATTTGGTAGCAGCGGCCGCAACCCGTGGGCATGTCCGCCTCAAAGACACCCGCGAAGACTTGCTAGAAGCCGTGCTGCTGAAGCTTGAAGAAGCTGGTGCCCATATTAATTGCGGACCCGGCTGGATAGACCTTGATATGAAGGGCAACCGGCCGCGGGCCATCAATCTGCGAACCGCACCGTACCCTGCGTTTCCAACCGATATGCAAGCGCAATTCGTCGCCATGAACACCGTGGCCGAAGGCGTCGGCTCGGTTATTGAAACGGTGTTTGAAAACCGGTTCATGCACGTGCAGGAGCTGATTCGACTGGGCGCTGATATCACCCTGGAGGGCAACACAGCCATTATCCGTGGCGTCGATCATTTGACCGGTGCTCCGGTCATGGCGACTGATCTGAGGGCCTCAGCGAGCCTGGTCATAGCCGGGCTGGTGGCGGGCGGAGAGACCATAGTCGACCGCATCTATCACATCGACCGGGGCTACGAGTGCATTGAAGAGAAGCTTCAGATTCTCGGTGCTTCAATCCGACGGCTACCGGGATAG
- the hisG gene encoding ATP phosphoribosyltransferase — translation MNEMITIALSKGRILKETLPLLAEAGIEITDDLENTRKLVFETTDDRVRILILRATDVPTYVQYGGADIGVTGKDVLMEHGAEGLYEPLDLRIARCRLMTAGRAGEKSPRGRVRVATKFVSLAKQYYSAQGKQADIIKLYGAMELAPILGLADEIVDIVDTGNTLRANGLEPRETIASISSRLVVNRASMKMKHAQIQPIIGAMAEAVARRHTD, via the coding sequence ATGAATGAGATGATTACGATCGCGTTGTCCAAGGGACGGATTCTCAAAGAAACACTGCCGCTACTGGCGGAAGCCGGGATAGAAATAACAGACGATCTGGAAAACACGCGCAAGCTCGTTTTCGAGACCACCGACGACAGGGTCAGGATCCTTATCCTGCGCGCCACCGATGTGCCTACGTATGTGCAGTATGGCGGCGCGGATATCGGGGTAACGGGCAAGGACGTGCTGATGGAACACGGCGCGGAAGGCCTTTACGAGCCGCTTGACCTCAGGATTGCCCGTTGCCGCCTGATGACCGCGGGCCGGGCCGGTGAAAAGTCGCCGCGCGGCAGGGTCCGGGTCGCTACCAAGTTTGTCAGCCTGGCCAAGCAGTATTATTCGGCACAGGGCAAACAGGCGGATATCATCAAGCTCTACGGTGCCATGGAACTGGCCCCGATACTGGGGTTGGCTGACGAAATAGTCGATATCGTGGATACGGGTAACACCCTTCGCGCCAATGGACTGGAACCCAGGGAAACAATTGCATCGATAAGCTCGCGGCTTGTGGTCAACCGGGCATCGATGAAGATGAAGCATGCCCAGATTCAGCCCATTATCGGTGCCATGGCTGAGGCGGTAGCGCGGCGTCACACAGACTAG
- the mlaD gene encoding outer membrane lipid asymmetry maintenance protein MlaD: MRNRMLELVVGLFMIGGFAALVFLALQVSGLSPKAASETYTVSARFNDVGGLSERGQVSLAGVTIGRISGIRLDPETLQAEVKMEIYKDIDTISSDSTAVIRTSGLLGEQYIDISVGGDPEYMQDGDQFYGTQSALNIEKLISTFASGGGGG, translated from the coding sequence ATGCGCAATCGGATGCTTGAACTGGTGGTTGGGCTATTTATGATCGGCGGCTTTGCGGCGCTGGTATTCCTGGCTCTCCAGGTGAGTGGGCTGTCACCCAAAGCAGCGTCTGAAACCTATACTGTATCAGCACGCTTCAATGACGTGGGCGGCCTGTCCGAGCGGGGCCAGGTTTCGCTGGCCGGGGTGACTATTGGCCGCATCAGCGGTATTCGGCTGGACCCGGAGACCTTGCAGGCCGAGGTTAAAATGGAGATCTACAAGGATATTGATACCATCAGTTCCGACAGCACCGCGGTTATCCGGACGTCCGGGCTGCTGGGTGAGCAGTACATCGACATCTCCGTCGGCGGGGACCCCGAGTACATGCAGGATGGTGATCAGTTCTACGGAACCCAGTCGGCGCTAAATATCGAGAAATTGATCAGTACTTTTGCATCAGGTGGCGGCGGTGGATGA
- a CDS encoding MlaC/ttg2D family ABC transporter substrate-binding protein gives MTARAYQKLLQNWLAAVAILFVGFASAATANTAPASDEIETESDLREYVAFHTDRMVGRLDELRKSYQEDPEDFYRTMEEELTDFVDFRRIAARVMARYARQATPEQRDAFVEKFKRSLFETYSKALSNTEDFRISVDSARFISDAKDRASVALTITSEAGQKYGVTYSLFEDSEGRWMMENVVVEGVNIGLAFRDRFQQDMEKRRGDIQAVIANWSGEVEGLEEKADAQGQGSDGGE, from the coding sequence ATGACCGCCCGCGCTTATCAGAAGTTGCTGCAGAACTGGCTGGCAGCAGTCGCGATTCTTTTTGTAGGCTTCGCCAGCGCTGCGACAGCCAATACCGCCCCGGCGAGCGACGAGATCGAAACTGAAAGTGACCTGCGGGAGTATGTTGCGTTCCATACAGACCGGATGGTGGGTCGTCTGGACGAGCTGCGGAAAAGCTATCAGGAAGACCCTGAGGATTTCTACCGTACGATGGAGGAAGAGCTGACAGACTTCGTTGATTTTCGTCGGATTGCGGCACGCGTGATGGCACGGTACGCCCGGCAGGCGACGCCGGAGCAGCGGGACGCTTTTGTCGAGAAATTCAAGCGTAGCCTTTTCGAGACATACTCCAAGGCGCTTTCGAATACTGAGGATTTTCGCATTTCGGTAGATTCCGCCCGCTTTATTTCTGACGCAAAGGATCGTGCCTCAGTTGCGCTGACCATCACCTCAGAAGCGGGCCAGAAATACGGAGTGACCTATTCGCTCTTTGAAGACAGCGAGGGGCGTTGGATGATGGAAAATGTGGTCGTTGAGGGCGTGAATATCGGGTTGGCCTTTCGCGATCGCTTCCAGCAGGACATGGAAAAACGTCGGGGCGATATACAGGCTGTCATTGCCAACTGGTCGGGCGAAGTGGAAGGGCTGGAAGAGAAAGCGGACGCTCAGGGCCAGGGATCCGATGGCGGCGAATAA
- a CDS encoding STAS domain-containing protein translates to MAANKKGRVGVEPGRVTLAADETVLVSGQFDYQGVVAAREEGEKLIRALAASRCRIDLSGVESADSAFMALLLSWIRLCERRGVVLELVAVPEPLLAMARVSGLETILPVASEQAGARNSA, encoded by the coding sequence ATGGCGGCGAATAAGAAGGGAAGAGTTGGTGTCGAACCCGGGCGGGTCACTCTGGCCGCCGATGAGACCGTGCTCGTTTCAGGACAGTTCGACTATCAGGGCGTTGTGGCAGCGCGTGAGGAGGGAGAAAAGCTGATTCGCGCGCTGGCGGCCTCTCGCTGCAGGATAGATCTTAGTGGTGTCGAATCGGCTGACAGCGCGTTCATGGCCCTGCTGCTGAGTTGGATACGGCTTTGCGAGCGCCGCGGCGTCGTGCTGGAGCTGGTGGCAGTTCCTGAGCCACTGCTCGCTATGGCACGGGTCAGTGGACTTGAAACCATCCTTCCGGTTGCATCTGAACAAGCTGGCGCACGAAACTCGGCCTGA
- the hisD gene encoding histidinol dehydrogenase, with amino-acid sequence MSELKIRRMSTADAGFDEALGKLLAWDAATDTQVSDSVRAILADVRVRGDRALLEYTERFDHLSAGSVNDLEVSAQRMAEALARITPAQRDALECAAQRIRLYHDKQVQASWQFEDEDGTVLGQQVGPVDRAGIYVPGGKAAYPSSVLMNVIPAKVAGVPEVIMVVPAPGGELNDLVLAAASIGGVDRIFTLGGAQAVAALAYGTETIPAVDKIVGPGNIYVATAKKEVFGVVGIDMVAGPSEILVICDGETPPDWIAMDLLSQAEHDEQAQSILLSPSAGFLDAVEESLMRLTPTLERSAIASQSIQDRAALIQVADLDEAARISNRIAPEHLEVSVDDPSALLPKLRHAGAIFLGRYTAEALGDYCAGPNHVLPTSGTARFSSPLGVYDFQKRSSLIGFTSVGASRMGKVASVLARGEGLTAHARSAEYRIIDDE; translated from the coding sequence ATGAGTGAATTGAAAATCAGGCGGATGAGCACGGCAGACGCGGGCTTTGATGAGGCGCTGGGTAAGCTCCTCGCCTGGGATGCAGCGACCGACACACAGGTGTCGGATTCCGTGCGCGCCATACTTGCGGATGTGCGCGTTCGCGGCGATCGGGCGCTACTGGAGTACACCGAACGTTTTGACCACCTGTCGGCAGGGTCAGTAAACGACCTGGAAGTGTCTGCCCAACGTATGGCCGAAGCACTTGCGCGTATCACTCCGGCGCAACGTGATGCCCTGGAGTGCGCAGCTCAGCGGATTCGGCTTTACCACGACAAGCAGGTGCAGGCTTCCTGGCAGTTTGAGGATGAGGACGGCACTGTGCTTGGCCAGCAAGTTGGCCCGGTGGACAGGGCAGGTATCTACGTACCCGGCGGCAAGGCCGCGTATCCCTCATCTGTACTTATGAATGTGATTCCGGCGAAGGTTGCCGGGGTGCCGGAAGTCATCATGGTCGTGCCGGCCCCCGGGGGCGAGCTGAACGATCTCGTGCTGGCGGCGGCCTCCATCGGTGGCGTTGACCGTATCTTCACCCTCGGCGGCGCCCAGGCCGTGGCCGCGTTGGCCTATGGCACAGAGACTATCCCAGCCGTCGACAAGATTGTGGGGCCCGGTAACATTTACGTCGCCACTGCCAAGAAAGAAGTCTTCGGCGTGGTCGGCATTGACATGGTCGCGGGACCATCCGAGATTCTTGTTATCTGCGACGGTGAAACTCCACCGGACTGGATTGCGATGGACCTGCTGTCCCAGGCGGAGCACGATGAACAGGCGCAGTCCATACTGCTGTCGCCGAGTGCCGGTTTTCTCGATGCGGTAGAAGAGAGCCTGATGCGCCTGACTCCCACGCTGGAGCGCTCGGCCATCGCCAGCCAGTCGATCCAGGACCGGGCAGCGCTTATTCAGGTCGCTGATCTCGATGAAGCTGCGCGTATCAGCAACCGGATTGCGCCAGAGCACCTGGAGGTGTCGGTGGATGACCCTTCGGCGCTATTGCCGAAGCTCAGACACGCCGGTGCGATTTTCCTCGGGCGCTACACCGCCGAGGCTCTGGGTGACTATTGCGCCGGCCCCAACCACGTTCTGCCGACCTCTGGTACGGCGCGCTTTTCGTCGCCTCTCGGGGTTTATGACTTCCAGAAGCGCTCATCGCTAATCGGGTTCACCTCCGTTGGGGCGAGTCGGATGGGTAAGGTTGCCTCAGTACTTGCGCGAGGCGAAGGACTAACCGCCCACGCCCGGTCGGCCGAGTATCGGATTATCGACGACGAGTGA
- a CDS encoding BolA family protein — translation MQAQEVEAMVKAGLPDCEIQVQADGNHYLVVAVGDRFAGMSAVKKQQLIYGTVKEPLADGRIHALTIKAFTPDEWKSR, via the coding sequence ATGCAGGCCCAGGAAGTCGAAGCGATGGTTAAGGCGGGTCTGCCGGACTGCGAAATTCAGGTACAAGCTGATGGTAATCACTATCTTGTGGTCGCTGTCGGGGATCGGTTCGCAGGCATGTCAGCGGTCAAGAAGCAGCAGCTGATTTACGGCACAGTAAAAGAACCGCTCGCTGATGGCCGCATCCACGCGCTGACGATCAAGGCGTTCACACCTGATGAGTGGAAAAGCCGCTAG
- the mlaE gene encoding lipid asymmetry maintenance ABC transporter permease subunit MlaE — protein MLDPVVRLGEKGVRFFRSIGRSGIFLCDALVGVPHPRVGFPLLIKQIYSVGVLSLPIILVSGLFIGMVLALQGYSILSDFGSEQAIGQMVALTLVRELGPVVTALLFAGRAGSALTAEIGLMKATEQLTSMEMMGVDPLRRIAAPRLWAGFIAMPLLALIFSTVGIWGGMLVGVDWLGVFAGSYWGNMQSSVDFTNDILNGVVKSVVFGVVCTWIAVYQGYDSVPTSEGISNATTRTVVFSSLAVLGLDFVLTAVMFGDF, from the coding sequence ATGCTTGATCCCGTGGTGCGCCTGGGTGAAAAAGGCGTCAGGTTCTTCCGGTCGATCGGTCGTTCAGGGATTTTTCTCTGCGATGCGCTGGTGGGTGTGCCCCATCCGCGCGTAGGGTTCCCGCTTCTTATCAAACAGATCTACTCAGTGGGCGTGCTTTCCCTGCCGATCATTCTGGTGTCTGGCCTTTTTATAGGCATGGTGCTGGCGCTTCAGGGCTATAGCATTCTCAGCGACTTTGGCTCAGAACAGGCCATTGGGCAAATGGTTGCCCTGACGTTGGTCAGGGAGCTTGGGCCCGTTGTTACGGCGCTGCTCTTCGCCGGTCGTGCAGGCTCTGCGCTGACTGCTGAAATAGGCTTGATGAAAGCGACCGAACAGCTCACGAGCATGGAAATGATGGGCGTCGACCCGCTGCGCCGGATAGCGGCGCCACGGCTCTGGGCGGGCTTTATCGCCATGCCTCTGTTGGCGCTGATCTTCAGCACTGTTGGCATCTGGGGGGGTATGCTGGTCGGCGTGGATTGGCTTGGGGTGTTTGCCGGTTCGTACTGGGGCAACATGCAGTCTTCGGTAGACTTTACGAATGATATCCTTAACGGGGTGGTGAAAAGCGTTGTGTTCGGCGTCGTATGTACGTGGATAGCGGTTTACCAGGGTTACGACAGCGTACCCACTTCGGAAGGCATCAGTAACGCCACGACGCGAACTGTGGTTTTTTCTTCTCTCGCAGTGCTCGGACTCGATTTTGTCCTGACCGCGGTTATGTTCGGAGATTTCTAA